A single window of Gossypium arboreum isolate Shixiya-1 chromosome 13, ASM2569848v2, whole genome shotgun sequence DNA harbors:
- the LOC108482912 gene encoding RING-H2 finger protein ATL43, translated as MGLSYPSLPFFLPILFFIPLLFADNYTNYYNTNNNNNGNTNFSTNPLPSPSQTRPNSSSPFKPSTAVVAFVAILTTLFAIIFLLLLYSKHCGGNNDNSNYNTTNPFSYSSSLVTTGRNSGINRVVVESLPLFRFSSLSGHKNGLECAVCLTRFEPDELLRLLPKCKHAFHAECVDTWLDAHSTCPLCRYRVDPEDILLISDQDPTTIASASSSNRFEPTESDRTRRVSGRHSYAAGERTAAATVGSYRKDGMLLKRMEHRIIVSGTGTGSGYQQRWSDVQPSDLLYLRSEMIISQSRRLRIGGALVAETGNDDNNKNGNGKSEEERCRSR; from the coding sequence ATGGGTCTTTCCTATCCTTCACTCCCATTTTTTCTTCCCATTTTGTTCTTCATTCCCCTTTTATTTGCAGATAATTACACCAATTATTATAACACTAACAACAACAACAATGGGAACACTAATTTTAGCACAAATCCATTACCATCTCCATCTCAAACAAGACCAAATTCTTCTTCTCCGTTCAAACCAAGTACCGCAGTTGTAGCATTCGTCGCTATTTTGACTACCTTGTTTGCTATCATCTTCCTTTTGTTACTCTATTCTAAACATTGTGGGGGTAACAATGACAATAGTAATTATAATACTACTAACCCGTTTAGTTACAGTTCATCGTTGGTCACCACCGGGAGGAATTCGGGGATCAACAGAGTGGTGGTGGAATCGCTTCCGTTATTCCGGTTCAGCTCACTGAGTGGTCATAAAAACGGTCTCGAATGTGCCGTTTGTTTAACCAGGTTCGAACCCGATGAACTCCTTCGTCTCTTACCTAAGTGTAAACACGCGTTCCATGCCGAGTGTGTTGATACTTGGCTCGATGCTCATTCAACTTGTCCTCTTTGTCGTTACCGAGTTGACCCAGAAGACATACTCTTAATATCAGACCAAGATCCAACCACCATTGCCTCTGCTTCATCTTCGAATCGTTTTGAACCCACTGAGTCAGACCGGACGAGACGAGTATCAGGGCGGCACTCATACGCCGCCGGAGAACGGACAGCGGCGGCGACGGTGGGGAGTTACAGGAAAGACGGGATGCTATTGAAGAGAATGGAGCATAGGATTATAGTATCGGGTACGGGTACGGGGAGTGGGTACCAACAAAGATGGAGCGACGTACAACCGTCGGATCTGTTATATCTACGGTCGGAAATGATTATAAGTCAGAGCCGTAGATTAAGAATAGGAGGAGCATTGGTTGCAGAGACAggaaatgatgataataataaaaatggaaatggaaaatcAGAAGAAGAAAGGTGCAGAAGCAGGTGA
- the LOC108457042 gene encoding protein TRANSPARENT TESTA 9 isoform X2 produces the protein MWFSFWRSRDRFSLDELRYLTNQLQKVQIVNDVNKDFVIEALRSIAELLTYGDQHDSSFFEFFMEKQVMGEFVRILNISRTVTVSLQLLQTISILIQNLRREHAIYYMFSNEHVNYLITYSFDFRNEELLSYYISFLRAISGKLNKNTISLLVKTQDEEVVSFPLYVEAIRFAFHEESMVRTAVRAITLNVYHVGDEFVNKFIASAPQSDYFSNLVSFFRDQCINLSKLFSERPKNPCSESVSAILAKVDEIEDNLYYFSDVISAGIPVVGSLITDNILQLLILPLLFPALQIDADSNLKIGAVTSLYLLCCILRIVKIKDLANTIAAALLYPLETFAANSEVKINGYVSGNNCTNESEEPLVDSVTLVNAGKLCVDIPNKATSSQVHPGGIIAERDFSCSHLSLRETLLSYVTDGDDARALGSLSVLATLLQTKELDESMLDGIGILPQRKQHKKLLLQALVGEGSGEEQLFSFESGSARDSFSSELDGYLKKLKEQYGVFIGGAAASPRIHRNQVLDALVKLLCRSDISTEILWDGGWLLRQLLPYSEAEFKSHHLKLLKDSYRNCRSALVQETKGIWVDLLITVLCDQWKKCKRAIEASSPRKEPKCILLPFQKLNSEDIPAESSFTAGERMSELVKVFVLLHQLQIFSLGRALTEQPPIQPQIDIPEISRARAAGLDVSGPKPGTEVKFVHALPCRIAFERGKERHFHFLAVSVGTLGWVLLAEELPLKQNYGMVRVAAPLAGTNPRIDDKHARWLHLRIRPSTLPFLDAPKSGTPGETRIKSLVDGRWTLAFRDDESCKTALSMILEEINLQNMEVERRLKPVLDLEL, from the exons ATGTGGTTTTCCTTTTGGAGATCCAGAGATCGATTCTCCTTAGACGAACtcag ATATTTAACGAACCAGTTGCAGAAAGTTCAAATTGTTAATGATGTTAATAAG GATTTCGTTATTGAGGCATTGAGATCTATTGCGGAGTTGTTGACATATGGTGATCAACATGATTCTTCCTTTTTCGA GTTTTTCATGGAGAAGCAAGTCATGGGAGAGTTCGTACGTATACTGAATATTAGCAGAACTGTGACAGTTTCTCTTCAGTTACTTCAAACAATAAGCATTTTGATTCAAAACCTAAGAAGAGAACATGCCATAT ACTATATGTTCAGTAATGAACATGTTAACTACCTAATAACTTATTCATTTGACTTCCGCAATGAAGAGCTACTTTCTTACTATATATCATTCTTAag AGCAATAAGTGGAAAGTTAAACAAGAACACAATTTCTCTGCTTGTAAAGACTCAAGAT GAAGAAGTTGTTTCCTTCCCGTTGTATGTTGAGGCAATACGGTTTGCTTTTCATGAAGAAAGCATGGTTCGCACAGCAGTGCGTGCTATAACACTGAATGTTTATCATG TCGGAGATGAATTTGTCAATAAGTTCATTGCCAGTGCCCCTCAATCTGATTATTTTTCAAACTTGGTCTCATTTTTCCGGGATCAGTGCATCAATTTAAGCAAGTTGTTTTCTGAACGTCCAAA AAACCCATGCTCGGAGTCTGTTTCTGCGATACTTGCTAAAGTGGATGAAATTGAGGACAatctctactattttagtgatgtTATCTCTGCTGGGATTCCTGTTGTTGGGAGTTTAATAACAGACAACATTTTGCAGCTTTTGATACTTCCATTGCTGTTTCCAGCTCTTCAAATAGATGCTGACAGT AACTTGAAGATTGGTGCAGTCACTTCTTTGTACCTACTCTGTTGCATCTTACGCATCGTTAAAATCAAGGATCTGGCAAACACCATTGCTGCAGCTCTTTTATATCCACTAGAGACTTTTGCTGCAAATTCTGAAGTTAAAATCAATGGCTATGTTTCTGGAAATAATTGCACAAATGAAAGTGAAGAACCATTAGTTGATAGTGTTACTCTGGTGAATGCTGGAAAATTATGTGTTGATATACCAAACAAGGCTACGTCTTCACAGGTTCATCCTGGAGGCATTATTGCAGAGAGGGATTTTTCCTGTTCACATTTGTCTTTGAG GGAGACTTTGCTTTCCTATGTCACTGATGGAGATGATGCACGAGCCCTGGGTTCTTTGAGTGTGTTGGCTACATTGTTGCAAACCAAGG AATTGGATGAATCAATGCTAGATGGTATTGGTATTCTTCCTCAGCGCAAACAGCACAAAAAACTCTTGCTG CAAGCTTTGGTAGGTGAGGGCTCAGGTGAAGAGCAACTTTTTTCTTTTGAAAGTGGCTCCGCAAGAGATAGTTTTAGTTCTGAGCTTGATGGATATTTAAAAAAGTTGAAG GAACAATATGGAGTGTTTATTGGGGGAGCAGCAGCAAGCCCTCGTATACATAGAAACCAG GTCCTTGATGCATTGGTCAAACTTCTTTGTCGATCAGATATATCTACAGAAATTTTATGGGATGGTGGTTGGCTTTTGCGACAATTGCTTCCTTATAGTGAGGCGGAGTTCAAAAGCCATCATCTTAAATTGTTGAAG GACTCATATAGGAACTGCAGAAGTGCTCTTGTACAGGAGACTAAAGGGATTTGGGTCGATCTACTTATAACAGTGCTTTGTGATCAGTGGAAAAAATGCAAAAGAG CTATTGAGGCTTCATCCCCTCGAAAGGAGCCCAAGTGCATTCTTTTGCCATTTCAGAAATTGAATTCTGAAG ATATTCCTGCTGAGTCATCCTTCACTGCTGGTGAGAGGATGAGTGAATTGGTAAAG GTATTTGTGCTGCTTCATCAACTTCAAATTTTCTCCCTCGGTAGGGCTTTGACTGAACAGCCTCCTATCCAGCCACAAATTGATATCCCAGAAATATCCCGTGCCAGGGCAGCTGGTCTGGATGTTTCAGGTCCAAAGCCAGGCACTGAAGTAAAATTTG TTCATGCGCTGCCTTGTCGAATTGCATTTGAAAGGGGCAAAGAACGTCATTTTCACTTTCTAGCAGTTTCTGTGGGCACATTAGGATGGGTTCTTCTTGCTGAAGAGTTACCATTGAAGCAGAATTATGGAATGGTTCGTGTTGCTGCACCATTGGCTGGTACAAAT CCCAGAATAGATGATAAGCATGCAAGATGGCTACACTTACGTATCCGTCCATCAACATTACCGTTCTTGGATGCTCCTAAATCTGGCACACCCGGTGAAACAAGGATAAAATCTCTAGTTGACGGTAGATGGACCTTAGCTTTCAGAGATGACGAATCTTGCAAAACTGCTTTATCTATGATCCTGGAGGAGATCAATCTACAAAACATGGAAGTGGAGAGAAGACTAAAACCAGTTCTTGACCTTGAACTGTAA
- the LOC108457042 gene encoding protein TRANSPARENT TESTA 9 isoform X1 — protein MWFSFWRSRDRFSLDELRYLTNQLQKVQIVNDVNKDFVIEALRSIAELLTYGDQHDSSFFEFFMEKQVMGEFVRILNISRTVTVSLQLLQTISILIQNLRREHAICKLVVERKKPKFAVPWSFELILTLLDDFIDLPCEIFADYMFSNEHVNYLITYSFDFRNEELLSYYISFLRAISGKLNKNTISLLVKTQDEEVVSFPLYVEAIRFAFHEESMVRTAVRAITLNVYHVGDEFVNKFIASAPQSDYFSNLVSFFRDQCINLSKLFSERPKNPCSESVSAILAKVDEIEDNLYYFSDVISAGIPVVGSLITDNILQLLILPLLFPALQIDADSNLKIGAVTSLYLLCCILRIVKIKDLANTIAAALLYPLETFAANSEVKINGYVSGNNCTNESEEPLVDSVTLVNAGKLCVDIPNKATSSQVHPGGIIAERDFSCSHLSLRETLLSYVTDGDDARALGSLSVLATLLQTKELDESMLDGIGILPQRKQHKKLLLQALVGEGSGEEQLFSFESGSARDSFSSELDGYLKKLKEQYGVFIGGAAASPRIHRNQVLDALVKLLCRSDISTEILWDGGWLLRQLLPYSEAEFKSHHLKLLKDSYRNCRSALVQETKGIWVDLLITVLCDQWKKCKRAIEASSPRKEPKCILLPFQKLNSEDIPAESSFTAGERMSELVKVFVLLHQLQIFSLGRALTEQPPIQPQIDIPEISRARAAGLDVSGPKPGTEVKFVHALPCRIAFERGKERHFHFLAVSVGTLGWVLLAEELPLKQNYGMVRVAAPLAGTNPRIDDKHARWLHLRIRPSTLPFLDAPKSGTPGETRIKSLVDGRWTLAFRDDESCKTALSMILEEINLQNMEVERRLKPVLDLEL, from the exons ATGTGGTTTTCCTTTTGGAGATCCAGAGATCGATTCTCCTTAGACGAACtcag ATATTTAACGAACCAGTTGCAGAAAGTTCAAATTGTTAATGATGTTAATAAG GATTTCGTTATTGAGGCATTGAGATCTATTGCGGAGTTGTTGACATATGGTGATCAACATGATTCTTCCTTTTTCGA GTTTTTCATGGAGAAGCAAGTCATGGGAGAGTTCGTACGTATACTGAATATTAGCAGAACTGTGACAGTTTCTCTTCAGTTACTTCAAACAATAAGCATTTTGATTCAAAACCTAAGAAGAGAACATGCCATATGTAAGTTGGTTGTTGaaagaaaaaaaccaaaatttgcaGTTCCTTGGTCTTTTGAGTTGATTCTAACACTGTTGGACGATTTTATTGATCTTCCTTGTGAAATTTTTGCAGACTATATGTTCAGTAATGAACATGTTAACTACCTAATAACTTATTCATTTGACTTCCGCAATGAAGAGCTACTTTCTTACTATATATCATTCTTAag AGCAATAAGTGGAAAGTTAAACAAGAACACAATTTCTCTGCTTGTAAAGACTCAAGAT GAAGAAGTTGTTTCCTTCCCGTTGTATGTTGAGGCAATACGGTTTGCTTTTCATGAAGAAAGCATGGTTCGCACAGCAGTGCGTGCTATAACACTGAATGTTTATCATG TCGGAGATGAATTTGTCAATAAGTTCATTGCCAGTGCCCCTCAATCTGATTATTTTTCAAACTTGGTCTCATTTTTCCGGGATCAGTGCATCAATTTAAGCAAGTTGTTTTCTGAACGTCCAAA AAACCCATGCTCGGAGTCTGTTTCTGCGATACTTGCTAAAGTGGATGAAATTGAGGACAatctctactattttagtgatgtTATCTCTGCTGGGATTCCTGTTGTTGGGAGTTTAATAACAGACAACATTTTGCAGCTTTTGATACTTCCATTGCTGTTTCCAGCTCTTCAAATAGATGCTGACAGT AACTTGAAGATTGGTGCAGTCACTTCTTTGTACCTACTCTGTTGCATCTTACGCATCGTTAAAATCAAGGATCTGGCAAACACCATTGCTGCAGCTCTTTTATATCCACTAGAGACTTTTGCTGCAAATTCTGAAGTTAAAATCAATGGCTATGTTTCTGGAAATAATTGCACAAATGAAAGTGAAGAACCATTAGTTGATAGTGTTACTCTGGTGAATGCTGGAAAATTATGTGTTGATATACCAAACAAGGCTACGTCTTCACAGGTTCATCCTGGAGGCATTATTGCAGAGAGGGATTTTTCCTGTTCACATTTGTCTTTGAG GGAGACTTTGCTTTCCTATGTCACTGATGGAGATGATGCACGAGCCCTGGGTTCTTTGAGTGTGTTGGCTACATTGTTGCAAACCAAGG AATTGGATGAATCAATGCTAGATGGTATTGGTATTCTTCCTCAGCGCAAACAGCACAAAAAACTCTTGCTG CAAGCTTTGGTAGGTGAGGGCTCAGGTGAAGAGCAACTTTTTTCTTTTGAAAGTGGCTCCGCAAGAGATAGTTTTAGTTCTGAGCTTGATGGATATTTAAAAAAGTTGAAG GAACAATATGGAGTGTTTATTGGGGGAGCAGCAGCAAGCCCTCGTATACATAGAAACCAG GTCCTTGATGCATTGGTCAAACTTCTTTGTCGATCAGATATATCTACAGAAATTTTATGGGATGGTGGTTGGCTTTTGCGACAATTGCTTCCTTATAGTGAGGCGGAGTTCAAAAGCCATCATCTTAAATTGTTGAAG GACTCATATAGGAACTGCAGAAGTGCTCTTGTACAGGAGACTAAAGGGATTTGGGTCGATCTACTTATAACAGTGCTTTGTGATCAGTGGAAAAAATGCAAAAGAG CTATTGAGGCTTCATCCCCTCGAAAGGAGCCCAAGTGCATTCTTTTGCCATTTCAGAAATTGAATTCTGAAG ATATTCCTGCTGAGTCATCCTTCACTGCTGGTGAGAGGATGAGTGAATTGGTAAAG GTATTTGTGCTGCTTCATCAACTTCAAATTTTCTCCCTCGGTAGGGCTTTGACTGAACAGCCTCCTATCCAGCCACAAATTGATATCCCAGAAATATCCCGTGCCAGGGCAGCTGGTCTGGATGTTTCAGGTCCAAAGCCAGGCACTGAAGTAAAATTTG TTCATGCGCTGCCTTGTCGAATTGCATTTGAAAGGGGCAAAGAACGTCATTTTCACTTTCTAGCAGTTTCTGTGGGCACATTAGGATGGGTTCTTCTTGCTGAAGAGTTACCATTGAAGCAGAATTATGGAATGGTTCGTGTTGCTGCACCATTGGCTGGTACAAAT CCCAGAATAGATGATAAGCATGCAAGATGGCTACACTTACGTATCCGTCCATCAACATTACCGTTCTTGGATGCTCCTAAATCTGGCACACCCGGTGAAACAAGGATAAAATCTCTAGTTGACGGTAGATGGACCTTAGCTTTCAGAGATGACGAATCTTGCAAAACTGCTTTATCTATGATCCTGGAGGAGATCAATCTACAAAACATGGAAGTGGAGAGAAGACTAAAACCAGTTCTTGACCTTGAACTGTAA
- the LOC108460091 gene encoding protein SMAX1-LIKE 4: MRSGACTVQQTLTAEAASILKHSLSLARRRGHAQVTPLHVAATLLSTRASLLRRACLKSQQPQLSSSHPLQCRALELCFNVALNRLPTTPGPILHGQPSLSNALVAALKRAQAHQRRGCIEQQQSQQPILTIKVELEQLIISILDDPSVSRVMREAGFSSTVVKANIEDSSSSPSSVFQCYNTTSGSGGVFSSPCSPSQTHFLSYEQNPFFFSPSKKLLTSYIPDSASLKQDIKLVFEVLLRKNKRRNSVIVSDCVSTTESLVSELTSRVEKGDVPDEMKHVRFLKFYFSPMSLKFMKREDVEKHVCDLKRTVDSIVAEGGAIIYTGDLKWTVVEEGEINGYNAADHLVTELGRLISDYYMSNKVWLVATASYQTYLRCQMRQPPLEVQWALQAVSVPTGGLSLSLHASSCHDTKMMFSEMEKKQFEHEKLTCCAECSSNYEKDVQSFKSSGGLPPWMHVHGSNNSDSQKGEMVELRRKWNTLCHSLHRGRLNQSQLRSTMYYNNQGYPYGSSFPWWPSQSSGLTDSASISFIDSKPNSVPRFRRQNSCTIELNFGNVSPNLDSLKNTEDKEVKVTLALGSDSPRKSTGLCELLQGNLPWQSEIISSIAEALMGSKKETWLLIEGNDMIGKRRLARVVAEYVLGSPDLLLYMDMKHNNETTRCNERLKRAFSRDEKLVVMVENVDLADTQCLKLLADRFEGGDDGGSSRSIIILTKSISSSFEEHYAKKDNIVIEMKLNINGSDTNKRKHEWGGSNKTKTPRTKPSSHILDLNMKAADDDEEEEANESGEVSDLTADLHVGFLELIQKRYFLNQTEGQHKEMKEDFMAKFKRVVEEIFGGENKVSFSIEERVLEGVLVGSSYFVNSLFEKWLKDIFQTGLQNVKKNGGGGGIDEIRLSYGGILEKAMENGYMGSCLPKNIQV, from the exons ATGCGCTCAGGTGCCTGTACGGTTCAGCAGACCCTCACAGCAGAGGCTGCTTCAATATTGAAGCATTCTCTTAGCTTAGCCAGAAGGAGAGGCCATGCACAAGTGACTCCTCTTCATGTGGCTGCCACTTTGTTAAGCACAAGGGCTAGCCTATTGAGAAGGGCTTGTCTTAAATCTCAGCAGCCTCAGTTATCTTCCTCACATCCACTTCAATGTAGAGCACTTGAGCTTTGTTTCAATGTAGCTCTTAATAGGTTACCAACCACACCAGGACCAATCCTTCATGGTCAACCTTCTTTATCAAATGCTTTAGTTGCTGCACTTAAAAGAGCACAAGCACATCAAAGAAGGGGTTGTATTGAACAACAACAATCACAACAGCCTATACTCACCATTAAAGTTGAGTTAGAGCAGCTTATTATATCTATACTTGATGATCCTAGTGTTAGTAGGGTTATGAGAGAAGCTGGTTTTTCAAGCACTGTTGTTAAAGCCAACATTGAAGATTCTTCTTCATCACCTTCATCTGTGTTTCAATGTTATAACACTACTTCTGGTTCTGGTGGTGTTTTTTCTTCACCTTGTTCACCTTCTCAAACTCATTTCTTGTCTTATGAACAAAACCCATTTTTCTTTTCACCTTCAAAGAAACTTTTAACCAGCTACATACCAGATTCAGCTTCTTTGAAACAAGACATCAAGTTGGTGTTTGAGGTTTTGTTAAGGAAGAACAAGAGGAGGAACAGTGTTATAGTTAGTGATTGTGTGTCTACAACTGAAAGTCTTGTGTCCGAACTAACATCAAGAGTTGAGAAAGGTGATGTTCCGGATGAAATGAAACATGTTCGGTTCCTTAAATTTTATTTCTCACCTATGTCTTTAAAGTTCATGAAAAGAGAGGATGTTGAGAAACATGTTTGTGATTTGAAAAGAACAGTGGATTCCATTGTAGCAGAAGGTGGTGCTATTATTTATACAGGTGATTTAAAATGGACTGTTGTTGAAGAAGGTGAAATCAATGGTTACAATGCAGCTGATCATTTAGTTACTGAACTAGGAAGGTTGATTTCAGATTATTACATGTCAAACAAGGTCTGGTTAGTGGCAACTGCAAGTTACCAAACATATTTAAGGTGTCAAATGAGACAACCTCCACTTGAGGTTCAATGGGCACTTCAAGCTGTTTCTGTTCCTACAGGTGGACTTAGTTTAAGCCTCCATGCTTCCAG TTGCCATGATACAAAAATGATGTTCAGTGAGATGGAAAAGAAGCAATTTGAGCATGAGAAACTTACATGTTGTGCTGAATGTAGTTCAAATTACGAGAAAGATGTACAGTCGTTTAAATCTAGTGGTGGCTTGCCACCATGGATGCATGTTCATGGTAGTAACAACAGTGACAGTCAAAAG GGTGAAATGGTTGAATTGAGGAGAAAATGGAACACATTATGTCACAGTTTACATAGAGGTAGATTGAACCAGAGCCAGTTGAGGTCCACCATGTACTACAACAACCAAGGCTATCCTTATGGTTCATCGTTCCCTTGGTGGCCTAGTCAAAGCAGTGGCTTAACCGATTCGGCTTCTATCTCTTTCATCGATTCAAAGCCGAATTCGGTGCCGAGATTCAGGAGGCAAAACTCATGCACCATTGAGCTCAATTTTGGTAATGTATCACCAAACTTGGATTCACTTAAAAACACTGAGGATAAAGAGGTGAAGGTCACACTTGCTCTTGGTAGTGATTCTCCAAGGAAAAGTACTGGATTGTGTGAGCTTTTGCAAGGCAACCTGCCATGGCAATCTGAGATTATAAGTTCGATAGCTGAAGCATTGATGGGTTCAAAAAAAGAGACTTGGTTATTGATTGAAGGGAATGACATGATTGGCAAAAGAAGATTAGCACGTGTTGTTGCAGAATATGTGTTGGGGTCACCTGATTTGCTGCTGTACATGGACATGAAACACAACAATGAGACAACTCGATGTAATGAGAGGCTTAAAAGAGCATTTAGCAGGGATGAAAAGCTTGTGGTTATGGTGGAAAATGTTGACTTGGCTGATACACAGTGTTTAAAACTCCTAGCTGATAGATTTGAAGGTGGAGATGATGGGGGTAGTAGCAGATCAATAATCATTTTAACCAAGTCCATTTCGTCTAGCTTTGAGGAACATTATGCCAAAAAGGACAACATTGTCATCGAGATGAAGCTCAACATCAacggctctgataccaacaagAGAAAACACGAATGGGGCGGTTCAAACAAGACCAAAACACCGAGAACCAAACCAAGTTCCCACATTCTTGACCTCAACATGAAAGCAGCGgatgatgatgaagaagaagaagctaaTGAAAGTGGTGAAGTTAGTGACTTGACGGCTGATCTCCATGTCGGGTTTCTAGAACTGATCCAAAAACGCTACTTTCTCAACCAAACCGAAGGCCAACACAAGGAGATGAAAGAAGATTTCATGGCCAAGTTCAAAAGGGTGGTAGAGGAGATATTTGGGGGTGAAAATAAGGTTAGTTTTAGTATTGAAGAGAGGGTACTGGAGGGGGTTTTAGTTGGTTCAAGTTATTTTGTGAATAGCTTATTTGAGAAATGGCTAAAAGACATTTTTCAAACAGGCTTACAGAATGTTAAAAAAAATGGAGGGGGAGGGGGTATAGATGAAATTAGATTAAGTTATGGGGGTATACTTGAAAAAGCAATGGAAAATGGATATATGGGGAGTTGCCTTCCCAAAAACATCCAAGTTTAG